The following proteins are co-located in the Ictalurus punctatus breed USDA103 chromosome 14, Coco_2.0, whole genome shotgun sequence genome:
- the alkbh3 gene encoding alpha-ketoglutarate-dependent dioxygenase alkB homolog 3 (The RefSeq protein has 1 substitution compared to this genomic sequence) yields the protein MGDKRQRARVQGSWAKPLRKPTCSTAHVEQNSGSWKAGPATYAFNQPSDPIRMIPVEKLIEDAGVYEISQGPTGVSRLQLLPGFLPQEQADWMFSKLLAELPWSQKTNYGMMGEAYVEPRLTCWYGELPYTYSHSTMQANPEWHPILLNLRQAIEREISHTFNSLLCNLYRDGKDSIAWHSDNELSLGPRPTIASFSLGDTRVFSLRKKPSPEENSDYTYAEKVKIPLSHGTLLIMEGCTQDDWQHQVAKEYHDRGPRINLTFRTIYPEPIHSAKI from the exons ATGGGTGACAAACGTCAGAGAGCGAGAGTGCAGGGCTCTTGGGCCAAACCTCTGCCCAAACCAACATGTTCAACAG CACATGTGGAGCAAAATTCTGGGTCATGGAAAGCTGGACCAGCAACGTATGCATTCAATCAACCCTCTGAT CCCATCAGAATGATACCTGTGGAGAAGCTGATCGA AGATGCTGGGGTTTATGAGATCAGCCAGGGTCCCACCGGAGTATCCAG ACTGCAGCTCCTTCCTGGGTTTTTGCCACAGGAGCAGGCAGACTGGATGTTCTCTAAGCTCTTGGCTGAGCTTCCATGGTCACAGAAGACCAATTATGGCATGATGG GTGAAGCATATGTGGAACCGAGGCTGACCTGCTGGTATGGAGAACTTCCTTACACATATTCTCACTCCACGATGCAAGCCAACCCTGAG TGGCATCCCATCCTTCTGAACCTGCGTCAGGCTATAGAGCGGGAGATCTCTCATACCTTTAACTCATTGCTGTGTAACCTATACCGTGATGGGAAGGACAGCATTGCTTGGCACAGTGATAACGAATTGTCTTTAGGTCCTCGCCCAACCATAGCCTCTTTCAGTCTCGGGGACACAAGAGTCTTTAGCCTTCGGAAGAAGCCTTCTCCA gaagAGAATAGCGACTACACATATGCAGAGAAGGTGAAGATACCATTGAGTCATGGAACACTTTTAATAATGGAGGGATGCACACAAGACGACTGGCAG CATCAGGTGGCGAAAGAGTACCATGACCGTGGACCTAGGATAAACCTGACCTTCCGTACAATCTACCCTGAACCGATACACTCCGCCAAGATATGA
- the alkbh3 gene encoding alpha-ketoglutarate-dependent dioxygenase alkB homolog 3 isoform X3: MIPVEKLIEDAGVYEISQGPTGVSRLQLLPGFLPQEQADWMFSKLLAELPWSQKTNYGMMGEAYVEPRLTCWYGELPYTYSHSTMQANPEWHPILLNLRQAIEREISHTFNSLLCNLYRDGKDSIAWHSDNELSLGPRPTIASFSLGDTRVFSLRKKPSPEENSDYTYAEKVKIPLSHGTLLIMEGCTQDDWQHQVAKEYHDRGPRINLTFRTIYPEPIHSAKI, from the exons ATGATACCTGTGGAGAAGCTGATCGA AGATGCTGGGGTTTATGAGATCAGCCAGGGTCCCACCGGAGTATCCAG ACTGCAGCTCCTTCCTGGGTTTTTGCCACAGGAGCAGGCAGACTGGATGTTCTCTAAGCTCTTGGCTGAGCTTCCATGGTCACAGAAGACCAATTATGGCATGATGG GTGAAGCATATGTGGAACCGAGGCTGACCTGCTGGTATGGAGAACTTCCTTACACATATTCTCACTCCACGATGCAAGCCAACCCTGAG TGGCATCCCATCCTTCTGAACCTGCGTCAGGCTATAGAGCGGGAGATCTCTCATACCTTTAACTCATTGCTGTGTAACCTATACCGTGATGGGAAGGACAGCATTGCTTGGCACAGTGATAACGAATTGTCTTTAGGTCCTCGCCCAACCATAGCCTCTTTCAGTCTCGGGGACACAAGAGTCTTTAGCCTTCGGAAGAAGCCTTCTCCA gaagAGAATAGCGACTACACATATGCAGAGAAGGTGAAGATACCATTGAGTCATGGAACACTTTTAATAATGGAGGGATGCACACAAGACGACTGGCAG CATCAGGTGGCGAAAGAGTACCATGACCGTGGACCTAGGATAAACCTGACCTTCCGTACAATCTACCCTGAACCGATACACTCCGCCAAGATATGA
- the alkbh3 gene encoding alpha-ketoglutarate-dependent dioxygenase alkB homolog 3 isoform X1 — protein sequence MGDKRQRARVQGSWAKPLPKPTCSTAHVEQNSGSWKAGPATYAFNQPSDPIRMIPVEKLIEDAGVYEISQGPTGVSRLQLLPGFLPQEQADWMFSKLLAELPWSQKTNYGMMGEAYVEPRLTCWYGELPYTYSHSTMQANPEWHPILLNLRQAIEREISHTFNSLLCNLYRDGKDSIAWHSDNELSLGPRPTIASFSLGDTRVFSLRKKPSPEENSDYTYAEKVKIPLSHGTLLIMEGCTQDDWQHQVAKEYHDRGPRINLTFRTIYPEPIHSAKI from the exons ATGGGTGACAAACGTCAGAGAGCGAGAGTGCAGGGCTCTTGGGCCAAACCTCTGCCCAAACCAACATGTTCAACAG CACATGTGGAGCAAAATTCTGGGTCATGGAAAGCTGGACCAGCAACGTATGCATTCAATCAACCCTCTGAT CCCATCAGAATGATACCTGTGGAGAAGCTGATCGA AGATGCTGGGGTTTATGAGATCAGCCAGGGTCCCACCGGAGTATCCAG ACTGCAGCTCCTTCCTGGGTTTTTGCCACAGGAGCAGGCAGACTGGATGTTCTCTAAGCTCTTGGCTGAGCTTCCATGGTCACAGAAGACCAATTATGGCATGATGG GTGAAGCATATGTGGAACCGAGGCTGACCTGCTGGTATGGAGAACTTCCTTACACATATTCTCACTCCACGATGCAAGCCAACCCTGAG TGGCATCCCATCCTTCTGAACCTGCGTCAGGCTATAGAGCGGGAGATCTCTCATACCTTTAACTCATTGCTGTGTAACCTATACCGTGATGGGAAGGACAGCATTGCTTGGCACAGTGATAACGAATTGTCTTTAGGTCCTCGCCCAACCATAGCCTCTTTCAGTCTCGGGGACACAAGAGTCTTTAGCCTTCGGAAGAAGCCTTCTCCA gaagAGAATAGCGACTACACATATGCAGAGAAGGTGAAGATACCATTGAGTCATGGAACACTTTTAATAATGGAGGGATGCACACAAGACGACTGGCAG CATCAGGTGGCGAAAGAGTACCATGACCGTGGACCTAGGATAAACCTGACCTTCCGTACAATCTACCCTGAACCGATACACTCCGCCAAGATATGA
- the zcrb1 gene encoding zinc finger CCHC-type and RNA-binding motif-containing protein 1, translating into MSGGLAPSKSTVYISNLPFSLTNNDLHKLCTKYGKVVKVTIVKDKQTRKSKGVAFVLFLDRESAHNCARSLNHKELFGRTVKASIAIDNGRAAEFIRRRNYTDKSKCYECGEDGHLSYSCPNNLLGEREPPPKKEKKKKKKLMMKHVDEVEPEESEDEGEDPALDSLSQAIAFQQARIEEEDRRRKQTAGDSSHTSTSDSSYKPRIKKSTYFSDEEELSD; encoded by the coding sequence ATGAGTGGCGGTTTGGCCCCGAGTAAAAGCACTGTTTACATTTCTAACCTGCCGTTTTCGCTGACTAATAACGACTTGCACAAGTTATGCACGAAATACGGCAAAGTTGTTAAGGTGACGATTGTGAAGGACAAACAAACGCGGAAGAGTAAAGGTGTCGCGTTTGTGCTGTTCCTGGACAGGGAGTCTGCTCATAACTGTGCTCGGTCTCTGAACCACAAGGAGCTCTTCGGCAGGACGGTGAAGGCCAGCATCGCTATTGATAACGGAAGAGCTGCAGAGTTCATCAGGAGAAGAAACTACACCGACAAGTCCAAGTGTTACGAGTGTGGCGAAGACGGTCACTTGAGTTACTCCTGCCCAAACAATTTGCTCGGAGAAAGAGAGCCTCCAcccaaaaaggaaaagaagaagaagaagaagttgatGATGAAGCACGTCGACGAGGTTGAGCCCGAGGAAAGcgaagatgaaggagaagaccCTGCACTGGACAGTTTAAGCCAGGCCATTGCTTTTCAGCAAGCTCGGATTGAAGAGGAAGACAGACGAAGGAAGCAGACTGCAGGAGACTCGAGCCACACTTCCACATCAGACAGCTCGTATAAACCCAGGATcaagaagagcacatacttcaGTGATGAGGAAGagctgagtgactga
- the c14h11orf96 gene encoding uncharacterized protein C11orf96 homolog, with amino-acid sequence MAVRPVETVGFHMLPAHLMASAMEEFPQQLPVPKGPARGRSRPKRPREARFKTQPVTFAEIAEVEEEGASPLEEERARRSFLQSLESLRRSTQSLQHTGTTQSGRTSTPTQASLDSSDSDSAQ; translated from the coding sequence ATGGCTGTACGTCCAGTGGAGACAGTAGGTTTCCATATGCTTCCTGCTCACTTGATGGCTTCTGCAATGGAAGAGTTCCCACAGCAGCTCCCTGTACCCAAGGGCCCAGCTCGGGGCCGCAGTCGTCCCAAGCGACCGCGAGAGGCCCGCTTCAAAACTCAGCCAGTGACCTTTGCAGAGATTGCAGAAGTAGAGGAGGAAGGAGCTTCACCACTGGAGGAGGAGAGAGCAAGGCGCTCCTTCTTGCAGTCACTGGAGAGCCTGAGGAGGAGCACACAATCCCTGCAACACACAGGAACCACACAGAGCGGCAGAACCAGCACACCAACACAGGCTAGCCTGGACTCAAGTGACTCAGACTCAGcccaatga
- the alkbh3 gene encoding alpha-ketoglutarate-dependent dioxygenase alkB homolog 3 isoform X2, giving the protein MNKKRLNTTYCHLNVSLAHVEQNSGSWKAGPATYAFNQPSDPIRMIPVEKLIEDAGVYEISQGPTGVSRLQLLPGFLPQEQADWMFSKLLAELPWSQKTNYGMMGEAYVEPRLTCWYGELPYTYSHSTMQANPEWHPILLNLRQAIEREISHTFNSLLCNLYRDGKDSIAWHSDNELSLGPRPTIASFSLGDTRVFSLRKKPSPEENSDYTYAEKVKIPLSHGTLLIMEGCTQDDWQHQVAKEYHDRGPRINLTFRTIYPEPIHSAKI; this is encoded by the exons atgaataaaaaaagattaaataccACATACtgtcatttaaatgtttcactAGCACATGTGGAGCAAAATTCTGGGTCATGGAAAGCTGGACCAGCAACGTATGCATTCAATCAACCCTCTGAT CCCATCAGAATGATACCTGTGGAGAAGCTGATCGA AGATGCTGGGGTTTATGAGATCAGCCAGGGTCCCACCGGAGTATCCAG ACTGCAGCTCCTTCCTGGGTTTTTGCCACAGGAGCAGGCAGACTGGATGTTCTCTAAGCTCTTGGCTGAGCTTCCATGGTCACAGAAGACCAATTATGGCATGATGG GTGAAGCATATGTGGAACCGAGGCTGACCTGCTGGTATGGAGAACTTCCTTACACATATTCTCACTCCACGATGCAAGCCAACCCTGAG TGGCATCCCATCCTTCTGAACCTGCGTCAGGCTATAGAGCGGGAGATCTCTCATACCTTTAACTCATTGCTGTGTAACCTATACCGTGATGGGAAGGACAGCATTGCTTGGCACAGTGATAACGAATTGTCTTTAGGTCCTCGCCCAACCATAGCCTCTTTCAGTCTCGGGGACACAAGAGTCTTTAGCCTTCGGAAGAAGCCTTCTCCA gaagAGAATAGCGACTACACATATGCAGAGAAGGTGAAGATACCATTGAGTCATGGAACACTTTTAATAATGGAGGGATGCACACAAGACGACTGGCAG CATCAGGTGGCGAAAGAGTACCATGACCGTGGACCTAGGATAAACCTGACCTTCCGTACAATCTACCCTGAACCGATACACTCCGCCAAGATATGA